One genomic window of Aliiroseovarius sp. M344 includes the following:
- the moaC gene encoding cyclic pyranopterin monophosphate synthase MoaC, which translates to MSDKSPLTHFDADGQAHMVDVSDKAVTDRIALAEGFVKMTAETLALVTSGSAKKGDVLGVARLAGIMGAKRTADLIPLCHPLPITKVALELEPKPDLSGVRITATVKTGGQTGVEMEALTAVSVACLTVYDMLKAAEKGMEITDIRLLRKEGGKSGTYARDAEAS; encoded by the coding sequence ATGAGCGACAAATCCCCCCTCACCCATTTCGATGCGGACGGGCAAGCCCATATGGTCGATGTCTCGGACAAAGCCGTGACGGATCGCATCGCGCTGGCCGAAGGCTTCGTCAAGATGACGGCTGAAACTCTGGCGCTTGTGACCTCTGGTTCGGCCAAGAAAGGCGACGTTTTGGGTGTTGCGCGCCTGGCCGGGATTATGGGCGCGAAACGCACCGCTGACCTGATCCCGCTATGCCACCCCCTGCCGATCACCAAAGTCGCCTTGGAGCTCGAACCCAAACCTGATTTGTCCGGCGTCCGCATCACCGCGACCGTCAAGACCGGCGGCCAAACCGGGGTCGAGATGGAGGCGCTGACCGCTGTGTCTGTTGCCTGTCTGACGGTCTATGACATGCTTAAGGCGGCCGAAAAAGGCATGGAGATCACAGACATCCGCCTGTTGCGCAAAGAAGGCGGGAAATCCGGCACTTATGCGCGAGATGCTGAGGCAAGCTGA
- the lexA gene encoding transcriptional repressor LexA, with amino-acid sequence MLTRKQLELLEFIHKRIQRDGVPPSFDEMKEALDLRSKSGIHRLITALEERGFIRRLAHRARAIEIVKLPEPLENAGRAGFEPRVIDGNRPDRTPPTAIPLEGLGISDLPLMGRIAAGEPIEAITDGAQHVSVPETMLATGGRHYALEVKGDSMIDAGINNGDVVVIRETNQAQNGDIVVAQVDGYEATLKRFRKTDGMIALEAANAAYETRLLPEGQVSIQGKLVGLIRTY; translated from the coding sequence ATGTTAACACGCAAGCAGTTGGAACTTTTGGAATTTATTCACAAACGGATTCAACGCGATGGCGTGCCGCCGTCTTTTGATGAAATGAAGGAAGCGCTTGATCTGCGATCCAAGTCCGGGATTCATCGTTTGATCACCGCACTGGAAGAACGTGGCTTCATTCGCCGCCTTGCCCATCGCGCCCGCGCCATTGAAATCGTAAAACTGCCAGAGCCGCTGGAAAACGCCGGACGCGCAGGGTTTGAACCTCGGGTCATTGATGGCAACCGCCCTGATCGCACGCCACCAACCGCCATTCCTTTGGAAGGTCTGGGCATCAGTGATCTGCCTTTGATGGGCCGCATCGCAGCGGGTGAACCGATCGAGGCCATTACTGACGGGGCGCAGCACGTCTCGGTGCCGGAAACCATGCTGGCCACCGGCGGGCGGCATTATGCGCTTGAGGTCAAGGGCGATTCAATGATCGACGCCGGGATCAACAATGGCGACGTTGTGGTTATTCGCGAGACCAACCAGGCGCAAAACGGCGATATCGTCGTGGCGCAAGTTGACGGGTATGAGGCGACGCTGAAACGGTTCCGCAAAACGGACGGCATGATCGCGCTTGAAGCGGCCAACGCAGCTTATGAAACCCGCCTTTTGCCAGAAGGTCAGGTCAGTATTCAGGGCAAGTTGGTCGGTCTGATCCGCACTTACTAA
- the trpC gene encoding indole-3-glycerol phosphate synthase TrpC, translating into MSTVLDKIKAYKLDHVAACKAARPLADVEAAARGASPTRGFATSLMNAAETGYGLIAEVKKASPSKGLIRADFNPPAIAKAYEAGGATCLSVLTDTPSFQGADEFLVAARAAVSLPALRKDFMYDTYQVAEARALGADCILIIMASVEDAQAQELEDAAFSWGMDVLIEVHDEAELERAVALKSPLLGVNNRNLKTFETTLDTTRRLSKLAPAGRHLVCESGLFTPKDLADMAEHGARSFLIGESLMRQDDVEAATRAILANPVPA; encoded by the coding sequence ATGAGCACCGTTTTAGACAAAATCAAAGCCTACAAACTGGACCACGTGGCCGCGTGCAAAGCCGCCCGCCCTCTGGCTGACGTTGAGGCCGCCGCCCGTGGCGCATCACCGACGCGCGGCTTCGCGACATCGCTGATGAACGCCGCCGAAACAGGTTATGGCCTGATTGCCGAGGTCAAAAAGGCCAGCCCGTCCAAAGGTTTGATCCGGGCCGATTTCAACCCGCCCGCCATCGCCAAAGCCTATGAGGCTGGCGGCGCGACCTGCCTGTCGGTTCTGACAGACACCCCATCCTTTCAGGGTGCGGATGAGTTCCTCGTTGCCGCCCGTGCAGCGGTCAGCCTGCCCGCTCTGCGCAAGGACTTCATGTATGACACCTATCAGGTGGCCGAGGCGCGCGCGTTGGGGGCTGACTGCATCCTGATCATCATGGCGTCCGTGGAAGATGCTCAGGCGCAAGAGCTTGAAGACGCTGCCTTTTCATGGGGCATGGACGTTCTGATCGAGGTGCATGATGAAGCCGAGCTGGAACGCGCGGTTGCGTTGAAGTCGCCACTTCTGGGTGTCAACAACCGCAATCTGAAAACATTTGAGACCACACTCGATACCACCCGCCGCCTGTCGAAACTCGCCCCTGCTGGTCGTCATCTGGTGTGCGAAAGCGGTCTTTTCACACCCAAAGATCTGGCTGATATGGCAGAACATGGCGCGCGCAGCTTTCTGATCGGCGAAAGCCTGATGCGTCAGGACGATGTCGAGGCCGCAACCCGCGCCATTCTGGCCAATCCGGTGCCCGCATGA
- a CDS encoding Phasin: MTKTQDFTKMFQEMLGNFPVDMSVAQDAFKNQAALGEKLSKVALQAADKSAEISTKWTKETLAKMGDVSAAKEEAADYGKAMSDFASAQAELAAENMAAFAEVAKKVQAETVELMMAAGKELGDDAQAAVKKATDEVQKAAKKATAK; this comes from the coding sequence ATGACTAAGACACAAGACTTCACCAAAATGTTCCAAGAGATGCTGGGCAACTTCCCGGTTGACATGTCGGTCGCACAAGACGCTTTCAAAAACCAAGCTGCTCTGGGCGAAAAACTGTCGAAAGTTGCTCTGCAAGCTGCAGACAAATCGGCTGAAATCTCGACCAAATGGACCAAAGAAACTCTGGCCAAAATGGGCGACGTTTCTGCTGCCAAAGAAGAAGCTGCTGACTATGGCAAAGCCATGTCTGACTTCGCTTCGGCACAAGCTGAGCTGGCTGCTGAAAACATGGCCGCTTTCGCTGAAGTTGCGAAAAAAGTTCAAGCTGAAACCGTTGAGCTGATGATGGCTGCTGGCAAAGAGCTGGGCGACGACGCACAAGCTGCTGTCAAAAAAGCCACCGACGAAGTTCAGAAAGCTGCCAAAAAAGCGACAGCTAAATAA
- the phaZ gene encoding polyhydroxyalkanoate depolymerase, whose product MRYMATYDLMETIRNTNQWLGATAAAMGSYPATALVPNPFFQIMAAWGEVTERSFHRMVMKPDWGIVSVVGEDGRDHVVQIEKLVERPFGDLIQFKVVGRPEKKRRILLVAPMSGHYATLLHSTVASLLPEAEVYITDWHNARDIPVSEGKFDIEDYTLYLVDFMRHLGPDINVVAVCQPAPLTLAATAYLAELDPEAQPQTLTLIGGPIDPDAATTDVTDFGRRVTMGQLEETAIQRVGFKYKGAGRMVYPGLLQLAGFMSMNAESHSKAFSDQIMRVAKGEASEHDKHNRFYDEYLAVMDMTAEFYLTTVERVFKNSEIAKNEFIVDGHKVDIGAITDVAVKTVEGTRDDITAPGQCIAALDLLTGLPADKKASHVEEGAGHYGIFAGKSWRNNIRPLVLDFIDQNAGRHAAQAAKKRAKKAAAKGSNLKVVAAGSK is encoded by the coding sequence ATGCGTTATATGGCCACCTACGACCTTATGGAAACGATCCGCAACACGAATCAGTGGCTTGGCGCAACCGCAGCCGCCATGGGCTCGTACCCGGCAACCGCCCTGGTGCCGAACCCCTTTTTCCAGATAATGGCGGCTTGGGGCGAAGTTACAGAACGCAGTTTCCACCGCATGGTGATGAAACCTGACTGGGGCATCGTCAGTGTGGTTGGTGAAGATGGCCGCGACCATGTGGTCCAGATCGAGAAGCTGGTCGAACGGCCCTTCGGCGATCTGATCCAGTTTAAGGTTGTGGGGCGTCCTGAGAAGAAGCGCCGCATCCTTCTGGTGGCGCCCATGTCCGGCCATTACGCAACGCTTTTGCATTCCACTGTGGCAAGTCTTTTGCCCGAAGCCGAAGTCTACATCACAGACTGGCACAACGCGCGCGATATCCCGGTAAGCGAAGGCAAATTCGACATTGAGGACTACACCCTCTATCTTGTTGATTTCATGCGCCATCTTGGCCCCGACATCAACGTCGTCGCGGTCTGCCAACCGGCACCTTTGACATTGGCGGCGACGGCCTATCTGGCCGAGCTCGACCCAGAAGCACAGCCCCAAACGCTGACCTTGATCGGCGGCCCAATTGACCCGGACGCGGCCACCACCGACGTGACCGATTTTGGTCGTCGCGTGACCATGGGACAGCTGGAAGAAACCGCCATTCAGCGCGTGGGGTTTAAATACAAAGGCGCAGGCCGGATGGTTTATCCGGGCCTTCTGCAACTGGCTGGCTTCATGTCAATGAACGCAGAAAGCCATTCGAAAGCGTTCTCGGACCAGATCATGCGTGTGGCAAAGGGCGAAGCGTCCGAGCACGACAAGCACAATCGGTTCTATGACGAATACCTCGCGGTTATGGATATGACGGCCGAGTTTTACCTGACGACAGTTGAACGCGTCTTCAAAAACAGTGAAATCGCGAAGAATGAATTCATCGTTGACGGCCACAAGGTCGACATCGGCGCAATCACCGACGTCGCTGTAAAAACGGTTGAAGGGACCCGAGACGACATCACCGCCCCCGGCCAATGTATCGCGGCACTGGATCTTTTGACCGGCTTGCCCGCCGACAAAAAGGCCAGCCATGTTGAGGAAGGTGCCGGCCACTACGGCATCTTTGCGGGCAAAAGCTGGCGCAATAACATTCGCCCCTTGGTCCTGGACTTCATTGATCAGAACGCCGGGCGACACGCTGCCCAGGCCGCCAAGAAGCGGGCCAAGAAAGCGGCTGCAAAAGGTTCGAACCTGAAAGTCGTGGCGGCTGGCAGCAAGTAG
- a CDS encoding anthranilate synthase component II: protein MILLIDNYDSFTYNLVHYFGELGAEVVVKRNDALDVQQAMGMGADGIVLSPGPCDPAQAGICLALTAAAAEAKVPLFGVCLGHQAIGEAFGGHVVRAPEIVHGKMGEIRHEGKGVFEGLPSPLLATRYHSLVVDRDTLPDCLEITAELDNGLIMGLRHKELEVEGVQFHPESIRSEHGHAMLENFLKRTKVPA, encoded by the coding sequence ATGATCCTGCTGATCGATAACTATGACAGCTTTACCTACAACCTCGTCCACTATTTTGGCGAACTTGGGGCTGAGGTGGTGGTCAAACGTAACGATGCGCTGGATGTTCAACAGGCAATGGGCATGGGGGCGGATGGAATCGTCTTGTCGCCCGGCCCTTGTGATCCGGCGCAGGCTGGCATTTGTCTTGCCCTGACCGCAGCCGCGGCAGAAGCAAAAGTGCCGCTTTTTGGCGTTTGTCTTGGTCACCAAGCCATTGGCGAGGCGTTTGGCGGCCACGTCGTCCGCGCCCCTGAGATCGTACATGGAAAGATGGGTGAAATCCGGCATGAGGGGAAAGGTGTGTTCGAGGGATTGCCCTCGCCGTTGCTGGCAACGCGCTATCACTCGCTTGTGGTTGATCGGGACACCCTGCCAGATTGTCTGGAAATCACCGCCGAACTGGACAATGGCTTGATCATGGGCCTGCGTCACAAAGAGCTTGAGGTCGAAGGCGTGCAATTCCATCCCGAAAGCATCCGATCCGAACACGGCCATGCTATGCTTGAAAATTTCTTGAAAAGAACAAAGGTGCCGGCATGA
- the trpD gene encoding anthranilate phosphoribosyltransferase: MTDAMKPLIYAATEGPLSRAQAEAAFEELFEGRATPAQIGALLAAMRARGESVAEYSAAAAVMRAKCAKVSAPEGAMDIVGTGGDGMGTLNISTATAFVVAGAGVTVAKHGNRNLSSKSGAADALTEMGVNVMVGADVAERAINEVGIGFMMAPMHHPAMKHVMPVRQEMGCKTIFNILGPLTNPAGVKRQLTGAFAADLIFPMAETLQALGSEKAWLVHGADGMDEISITGPTSVAALENNKIHAREIHPEDAGLPVHKLASILGGEPAENAIAFRALLAGEASAFRDAVLLNAAAALVVADKASDLKTGVEMAAESIDNGAAKAKIEALAALTSSA; encoded by the coding sequence ATGACCGACGCGATGAAACCCCTGATCTATGCGGCCACCGAAGGGCCGTTGTCACGCGCACAGGCTGAAGCCGCGTTCGAAGAACTGTTCGAAGGGCGCGCGACCCCTGCCCAGATCGGTGCATTGCTGGCCGCCATGCGGGCGCGCGGGGAAAGCGTTGCGGAGTATTCCGCGGCGGCGGCTGTTATGCGCGCAAAATGCGCCAAAGTCTCTGCCCCCGAAGGTGCGATGGACATCGTTGGCACTGGTGGCGACGGGATGGGCACGCTAAACATCTCGACCGCCACTGCATTTGTTGTGGCTGGCGCGGGCGTAACCGTGGCCAAGCACGGCAACCGCAATCTGTCATCAAAATCGGGTGCTGCGGATGCGCTGACCGAAATGGGCGTAAATGTCATGGTCGGCGCTGATGTGGCTGAACGCGCCATCAACGAGGTTGGCATCGGCTTCATGATGGCCCCGATGCACCATCCGGCTATGAAACATGTCATGCCGGTGCGACAGGAAATGGGCTGCAAGACCATCTTCAACATCCTTGGCCCGCTGACCAACCCGGCAGGCGTGAAACGGCAACTGACCGGCGCGTTCGCCGCCGACCTGATCTTCCCGATGGCCGAGACCCTTCAGGCGCTTGGGTCTGAAAAGGCGTGGCTGGTGCATGGAGCCGATGGGATGGACGAGATTTCGATCACTGGCCCCACATCGGTGGCCGCCCTTGAAAATAACAAAATTCACGCGCGTGAGATCCACCCAGAGGACGCAGGATTGCCGGTGCACAAACTGGCGTCGATTCTGGGCGGCGAACCTGCTGAAAATGCAATCGCATTTCGTGCGCTGCTGGCAGGCGAGGCATCAGCGTTCCGCGATGCGGTGCTGTTGAACGCCGCCGCCGCCTTGGTTGTTGCCGATAAGGCCAGTGACCTGAAAACCGGCGTCGAAATGGCCGCTGAAAGCATCGACAACGGCGCGGCCAAAGCGAAGATCGAGGCGCTGGCCGCCCTGACGTCGAGCGCCTGA
- a CDS encoding alpha/beta hydrolase — MTTDQVNKGQELSELSDNLSRIEALSKRLANIMAHRKPVRPNLQGPGQEFYTKTAGTIWADMMANPSKLFEHQVAFWGKTLEHAIEAQAALASGEFKAPEDTGPKDRRFSNPLWDSHPYYNYLKQQYQITSQTMEEALKSVDGLDSDDTKRLEFFTHQIIDMMSPTNFLATNPDAMELAVETNGQSLVKGLENLIADLEANDGELLVKLVDESAFEVGKNIATTPGQVVYRNRMMELIQYAPTTEKVHATPLIIFPPWINKFYIMDLKEQNSLIKWIVDQGYTLFVVSWVNPDASYADVGMGDYIEEGYLAAIREVKAITGQKKVNAIGYCIAGTTLSLTLSLMKKRGDKSVNSATFFTTLTDFSDQGEVGVFLDDDFVGGIEEEVNERGYLDSFFMSRTFSYLRPNDLIYGPAINSYMLGKTPPAFDLLYWNGDSTNLPAKMTVEYLRGLCQGNRFAQGDFELLDEHLSIADVDVPLCAIACETDHIAAWKSSYDGMRQMGSKDKTFIVSQSGHIAGIINPPSKKKYGHYTNDDWPAASDDWMEGATFNEGSWWGRWEAWLSKRSGKQIDARDIGDSSQKPLAPAPGTYVVAKPNT, encoded by the coding sequence ATGACAACTGACCAAGTTAACAAAGGCCAGGAACTGAGTGAACTTAGCGACAATCTTTCCCGAATAGAGGCATTGTCCAAACGCCTTGCTAATATCATGGCGCATCGCAAGCCTGTTCGTCCAAATCTGCAGGGGCCGGGACAGGAATTCTATACCAAAACGGCTGGTACAATCTGGGCGGACATGATGGCGAATCCGTCAAAGTTGTTCGAACACCAAGTCGCTTTTTGGGGCAAAACGCTTGAGCACGCGATTGAAGCGCAAGCCGCGCTGGCCAGCGGTGAATTCAAAGCGCCCGAGGACACCGGGCCGAAAGATCGCCGCTTCTCGAACCCGCTTTGGGATTCCCACCCCTATTATAACTACCTCAAGCAGCAATATCAGATCACCTCGCAGACGATGGAAGAGGCGTTGAAAAGCGTCGATGGTCTGGACTCCGATGATACAAAACGCTTGGAGTTCTTCACTCACCAAATCATAGACATGATGAGCCCGACCAACTTTCTTGCCACCAATCCGGACGCGATGGAACTTGCGGTCGAGACAAATGGCCAGTCGCTCGTAAAGGGATTAGAGAACCTCATCGCGGATCTCGAGGCGAATGACGGCGAGCTTCTGGTGAAGCTGGTCGATGAAAGCGCGTTTGAGGTTGGCAAGAACATCGCCACCACGCCCGGGCAGGTGGTGTATCGCAACCGGATGATGGAATTGATCCAGTATGCGCCGACCACTGAAAAGGTCCATGCCACGCCGTTGATCATCTTCCCGCCTTGGATCAACAAGTTCTACATCATGGACCTGAAGGAGCAAAACAGCCTGATCAAATGGATCGTCGATCAGGGATATACGCTGTTTGTGGTCAGCTGGGTGAACCCGGATGCCTCCTATGCGGATGTCGGGATGGGCGACTATATTGAAGAGGGCTATTTGGCCGCGATACGCGAGGTGAAAGCGATCACCGGACAAAAGAAAGTCAACGCTATTGGCTACTGCATCGCGGGAACGACGCTGTCGCTCACGCTGTCGCTGATGAAGAAGCGCGGCGATAAATCCGTTAACTCCGCGACATTTTTCACCACCCTGACCGACTTTTCCGATCAGGGCGAAGTCGGCGTCTTTCTTGACGACGATTTTGTCGGCGGGATTGAAGAAGAGGTGAATGAACGGGGGTATCTGGACAGTTTCTTCATGTCGCGGACGTTCTCATACCTGCGGCCCAATGACCTGATCTATGGCCCGGCCATCAACAGTTACATGCTGGGCAAGACGCCCCCCGCTTTCGACCTTCTGTATTGGAACGGCGACAGCACCAACCTGCCAGCCAAGATGACGGTCGAGTATTTACGTGGGCTTTGTCAGGGCAACCGCTTTGCCCAAGGTGATTTTGAGCTGCTGGACGAGCACTTGTCGATCGCGGATGTTGATGTTCCGCTGTGTGCGATCGCCTGTGAAACCGACCATATCGCCGCGTGGAAGTCGTCTTACGACGGGATGCGCCAGATGGGGTCAAAGGATAAGACCTTTATCGTGTCTCAGAGTGGCCACATCGCCGGGATCATCAATCCCCCGTCAAAGAAGAAATATGGCCACTACACCAACGATGACTGGCCGGCCGCGTCGGATGACTGGATGGAAGGCGCGACCTTTAACGAAGGGTCTTGGTGGGGGCGGTGGGAAGCCTGGCTCAGCAAGCGATCCGGCAAGCAAATCGACGCGAGAGACATCGGTGATTCGTCGCAAAAACCTTTGGCGCCAGCGCCGGGAACATACGTTGTGGCAAAACCAAATACCTGA
- the glp gene encoding gephyrin-like molybdotransferase Glp produces the protein MITVTEALDAIFKLVAPLGTEDVPLADAVNRVLAAPVTATRLQPPFAASAMDGYALNGVEADPEAMFRVIGESAAGHGYDGRIGPGECVRIFTGAPMPDGADRVIIQEDVDRKGDLITLARKLDAGPHVRPAGADFAPGDTLPAPRVLSPADLALAAAMNVPSLCVACKPIVALLATGDELVMPGEVPGPDQIIASNSFGLKALIETNGGHARILPIARDNAASLRTAFELAADADLIVTIGGASVGDHDLVGDVATDMGMDQSFYKVLMRPGKPLMAGRIGDTVMIGLPGNPVSSMVCGHVFLVPALRAMLGLGAAPAPRKTAALTAAVAQNGPREHYMRARVDGDEITIFNSQDSALLSVLAQANALAIRPPSDPAREVGDRLDYLPI, from the coding sequence ATGATCACGGTGACCGAGGCACTGGACGCGATCTTTAAGCTCGTTGCGCCGCTGGGCACCGAAGACGTGCCGCTGGCCGACGCCGTTAACCGTGTCCTTGCCGCACCTGTCACCGCGACACGCCTGCAACCGCCTTTCGCCGCGTCCGCGATGGACGGCTATGCGCTGAATGGTGTCGAGGCAGACCCCGAAGCGATGTTCCGTGTCATTGGCGAAAGCGCGGCAGGTCATGGATATGATGGCCGTATTGGCCCCGGCGAATGCGTGCGGATTTTCACCGGCGCTCCAATGCCGGACGGCGCGGATCGCGTTATCATTCAGGAAGATGTTGACCGCAAAGGCGACCTGATCACTTTGGCGCGCAAACTCGATGCAGGTCCTCACGTGCGACCCGCCGGTGCCGACTTTGCCCCCGGCGATACGCTCCCTGCCCCGCGTGTGTTGTCGCCCGCCGATCTGGCCTTGGCGGCAGCGATGAACGTCCCCAGCTTGTGCGTGGCCTGCAAACCCATCGTGGCGCTTCTGGCCACCGGCGACGAGCTGGTCATGCCGGGCGAGGTTCCCGGCCCGGATCAGATCATCGCGTCCAATTCCTTTGGCCTGAAGGCGCTGATCGAGACCAATGGCGGCCATGCCCGCATATTGCCCATTGCGCGCGACAATGCGGCCAGCCTGCGCACTGCGTTCGAACTGGCCGCGGACGCTGATCTGATCGTGACAATCGGCGGCGCGTCGGTGGGTGACCATGATCTGGTCGGCGATGTGGCCACCGACATGGGTATGGACCAAAGCTTCTATAAGGTCTTGATGCGCCCCGGAAAACCTTTGATGGCAGGACGTATTGGCGATACTGTGATGATTGGCCTGCCGGGCAATCCCGTCTCATCCATGGTCTGCGGGCATGTCTTTCTGGTACCCGCCCTGCGCGCCATGCTGGGCTTGGGCGCGGCACCTGCCCCGCGCAAAACCGCCGCACTGACCGCAGCAGTGGCACAGAACGGGCCGCGCGAACACTACATGCGCGCGCGCGTTGATGGCGACGAGATCACCATATTCAACAGTCAGGACAGCGCCTTGCTGAGCGTGCTGGCGCAGGCCAACGCATTGGCGATCCGGCCGCCCTCAGACCCGGCGCGGGAAGTCGGAGACAGGCTGGACTACCTTCCCATTTGA
- a CDS encoding alpha/beta fold hydrolase, with product MPDPVVLIPGMMCDARVFGPQIDDLSRDHIVVVAPPVVGDTIRDMAAHMLDNLPPRFSLAGISMGGIVAMEIARRAPERVMRLALISTSPLPDTPAQAAWREPQIVRASAGRLDEAMAESLSPNNLAPGAGRDTVAELVLSMAHGLGGEMFVRQSRALQRRPDAQRSLQRLKVPTMVMCGAHDGLTPPKRHETMAALIPGAELVILPEAGHLPTVEVPQQVNIGMRAWLEMPLELR from the coding sequence ATGCCAGATCCTGTGGTTTTAATCCCCGGAATGATGTGCGATGCGCGGGTCTTTGGCCCCCAGATCGACGACTTGTCGCGCGACCATATCGTTGTGGTTGCCCCACCTGTTGTTGGCGACACGATCCGCGACATGGCAGCCCATATGCTGGACAACCTCCCGCCGCGTTTCTCGCTGGCGGGGATTAGCATGGGCGGCATTGTCGCGATGGAGATCGCTCGCCGTGCACCCGAAAGGGTCATGCGATTGGCGCTCATTTCGACCTCACCATTGCCAGATACACCGGCGCAAGCTGCGTGGCGCGAACCGCAGATTGTACGGGCCAGTGCAGGGCGGTTGGACGAGGCCATGGCGGAATCATTGTCGCCAAACAATCTGGCCCCAGGTGCTGGTCGTGACACGGTCGCAGAGTTGGTGCTTAGCATGGCGCATGGTTTGGGCGGCGAGATGTTCGTGCGCCAATCGCGGGCCCTTCAGCGTCGCCCCGATGCACAACGCAGTTTGCAGCGATTGAAAGTGCCCACCATGGTCATGTGCGGTGCACATGATGGGCTGACCCCGCCAAAACGGCACGAGACGATGGCAGCCCTTATTCCGGGGGCAGAACTGGTGATCTTGCCCGAAGCGGGTCATCTGCCAACAGTCGAAGTGCCACAGCAGGTCAATATCGGCATGCGTGCCTGGCTTGAGATGCCGCTTGAGCTTCGGTAA
- the phaR gene encoding polyhydroxyalkanoate synthesis repressor PhaR, which produces MAQKQEPLLIKRYASRRLYNTETSDYVTLDDIAGFIRDGREVQIIDLKSGDDLTRQYLLQIVAEHESRGESVLPVDVLTDLVRSYTTQAQSIVPQFLAASFEMLRSGQSKMMENLGTMGNPMAKMPGFEAMQAQQEAFMKAMMGSFSGSTSSSDDDDDGSEKTEGGSNEELDAIKKQLAELQKKLSGLG; this is translated from the coding sequence ATGGCTCAGAAACAAGAACCGCTGCTGATCAAACGCTATGCGAGTCGGCGCTTATATAACACCGAGACGTCCGATTACGTGACGCTCGACGATATCGCAGGGTTCATCCGCGACGGTCGCGAGGTTCAGATCATCGACCTGAAATCTGGTGACGATCTTACCCGGCAATATCTGCTTCAAATCGTTGCTGAACACGAAAGCCGTGGTGAAAGTGTTCTGCCGGTTGATGTATTGACGGATCTGGTGCGGTCCTACACCACGCAGGCGCAAAGTATTGTGCCGCAGTTTTTGGCTGCCAGTTTCGAAATGCTGCGCAGTGGGCAGTCGAAAATGATGGAAAATCTGGGAACCATGGGCAATCCAATGGCGAAGATGCCTGGATTTGAAGCGATGCAAGCCCAGCAGGAGGCTTTCATGAAAGCCATGATGGGCAGTTTTTCCGGCTCGACGTCGTCATCTGATGACGACGATGACGGGTCTGAAAAAACCGAAGGCGGGTCCAATGAGGAATTGGATGCCATCAAGAAACAACTGGCTGAACTGCAAAAGAAACTTTCGGGTCTCGGCTGA